A single window of Nicotiana tomentosiformis chromosome 1, ASM39032v3, whole genome shotgun sequence DNA harbors:
- the LOC104117365 gene encoding uncharacterized protein, which yields MAASSYSSLSWCSAPIPKPSSTIPLPSSLFPSNARGFTGISPQKSISSSRAQAKFDKFQGQDNLEQDSKEPALLDPQLQTIEEEEEEDDDCLPSDLEGAVQQSGQATATFVSSGGMRAIVELLIPQLQFLDDEGAQAELWELSRIFLETLIEETGCQRVKAIFPDAGAAALLKYQWKDATFGFSSLGDRKPVTREDEIVVMVVPDYQMLGYVEKIASDLSDDPPRPLIMWNPRLISEDVGVGINVRRLRRNFLSTFTVAYSMRPLASGAVFRCYPGLWKVFYDDKDRPNRYLLAKEQISRPTTEDLEIIFGGVDEKEENSPSLLDQAAGIFSSINRFMKVISR from the exons ATGGCAGCTTCTTCGTATTCAAGCCTCTCATGGTGTTCTGCTCCAATACCCAAACCATCCTCCACAATTCCCTTACCATCATCTCTTTTTCCCTCAAATGCTCGTGGGTTTACTGGAATTTCACCCCAAAAATCCATTTCCAGCTCAAGAGCCCAAGCCAAGTTTGACAAATTTCAAGGCCAAGATAATCTTGAACAAGACTCCAAAGAGCCAGCTCTTTTAGACCCACAATTGCAAACaattgaagaagaggaagaagaagatgacGA TTGCCTGCCTTCTGATTTGGAGGGTGCCGTTCAGCAGTCGGGCCAAGCAACTGCCACTTTTGTATCTTCAGGAGGAATGAGAGCCATA GTTGAGCTCTTAATACCACAGCTTCAGTTTCTTGATGATGAGGGTGCACAAGCTGAATTATGGGAACTATCAAGGATATTTTTGGAAACACTTATTGAGGAGACAGGATGCCAG AGAGTTAAAGCCATTTTTCCAGATGCTGGAGCTGCCGCACTTCTGAAATATCAGTGGAAAGATGCTACATTTGGATTCTCCAG TCTAGGTGATCGGAAGCCAGTCACTAGGGAGGATGAAATTGTTGTCATGGTAGTTCCTGATTATCAGATGCTGGGATATGTAGAAAAAATTGCATCCGATCTCTCAGATGACCCG CCTAGGCCTCTTATCATGTGGAATCCTCGTCTGATTAGTGAGGATGTCGGAGTGGGGATCAATGTACGTAGGCTGCGGCGCAATTTCTTAAG CACCTTCACCGTTGCTTACTCGATGAGACCTCTAGCATCTGGTGCTGTATTTAGATGTTATCCCGG ATTGTGGAAAGTGTTTTATGATGATAAGGACCGACCAAACAGATATCTTCTTGCCAAGGAACAGATCAGCCGTCCGACTACAGAAGATCTGGAG ATAATATTTGGAGGTGTGGATGAGAAGGAAGAGAACAGTCCCTCACTGTTAGATCAAGCAGCTGGAATCTTCTCTTCTATAAACCGCTTCATGAAAGTCATTTCAAGATAG